The window AGACCCGTCTTTTGAGGTCATCCCGCTGACCCACAAAGACTTAGACGTTACAGTTCCCGAGACTCTGAAGGTGCTGAAAGAGCTGAAGCCTGACGTCATCAT is drawn from Thermococcus sp. MV5 and contains these coding sequences:
- a CDS encoding sugar nucleotide-binding protein — its product is MKVAIIGAHGQLGTDLVKVFGEDPSFEVIPLTHKDLDVTVPETLKVLKELKPDVI